A window from Schistosoma haematobium chromosome 1, whole genome shotgun sequence encodes these proteins:
- the RBM7 gene encoding RNA-binding protein 7 (EggNog:ENOG410W1RS~COG:D): MTADRCIYVGNIHPKITTDILYELFLQAGPLEDVTVKDTFAFVTFEDEESVPYACSLFEGITLYGTELKIRPRQNSKFQDLKIRSVPPSAYQYSRPRIDPSYSAPPYQSHFNGSTDYVHHTSHRRDPFSSFTPPAGNRHLVHEMGYNYYPRYEHNLHPLPSYDLPPYGWQHGPPAFIENRPSGRRRSDEYSRHMGSTPTASRRERSPYSRHSSFRPESSYNHRYG, encoded by the coding sequence ATGACTGCGGATCGATGTATATACGTTGGAAACATTCATCCCAAAATAACAACTGATATCTTGTATGAACTTTTTCTTCAGGCTGGACCTTTGGAGGATGTTACCGTTAAGGACACATTCGCCTTCGTAACGTTTGAGGATGAAGAGTCTGTCCCATATGCTTGCTCACTTTTTGAAGGGATCACATTATATGGCACGGAACTGAAAATCCGTCCAAGACAAAACTCCAAGTTTCAGGATCTAAAAATACGTTCTGTTCCACCTTCTGCCTACCAGTATTCCAGGCCTCGAATCGACCCTTCATATTCAGCACCGCCTTACCAAAGTCATTTTAATGGGAGTACGGACTATGTTCATCATACCAGCCACCGTCGTGATCCATTTTCAAGTTTTACTCCACCTGCGGGTAACCGACATTTGGTTCATGAAATGGGGTATAACTATTACCCACGATATGAACACAACCTACACCCTTTACCATCATATGATCTTCCTCCTTATGGTTGGCAACATGGTCCCCCAGCCTTTATTGAAAACCGTCCGTCTGGAAGAAGGCGGTCTGATGAATACAGTAGACACATGGGCTCCACACCGACTGCTAGTCGTAGAGAACGTAGTCCCTACTCTCGTCACAGCAGTTTCAGACCTGAGAGTTCTTATAATCATCGGTACGGATAG
- the RBM7 gene encoding RNA-binding protein 7, variant 2 (EggNog:ENOG410W1RS~COG:D): protein MVGEFLNSVCWGELDYLVIDTPPGTSDEHITVFEHLQKSTSDVDVGIIVVSTPQRVSLCDVSRELGFCMKTNMKVIGLIENMGGYKCPNCAQCTNVFSYGGAEALAVEKNVRFLGRLPFDPALTVACDRAGDFQSKIYTSENTKLLTEKILSVLSV, encoded by the exons ATGGTGGGTGAATTTTTGAATTCAGTTTGTTGGGGAGAGCTCGATTATCTGGTCATTGATACTCCTCCTGGAACATCAGATGAACATATAACTGTTTTCGAACACCTACAGAAGTCCACATCTGATGTAGATGTAGGAATTATTGTTGTTTCAACTCCACAG AGAGTATCCTTGTGCGATGTAAGTCGGGAGCTTGGATTTTGTATGAAGACAAATATGAAAGTAATTGGTTTAATTGAAAATATGGGTGGATACAAATGTCCCAATTGTGCTCAGTGTACGAACGTGTTTTCATACGGAGGTGCTGAAGCATTGGCTGTTGAGAAAAATGTTCGATTTTTGG GTCGACTGCCTTTTGATCCCGCACTAACTGTCGCTTGTGATCGTGCGGGAGATTTCCAATCAAAGATTTACACCAGTGAAAATACAAAACTTTTGACTGAAAAAATACTTTCGGTATTATCTGTTTGA